One Tamlana carrageenivorans genomic region harbors:
- the nrdD gene encoding anaerobic ribonucleoside-triphosphate reductase, producing the protein MIRLSQKQIEQKIQFISNYINANNAADGSTMDANANVASKNIATMEFELNKDVNIQVNRQLVKNKIATLFDDDLANEYVRQIENHEIYIHDETSLKPYCVSISMYPFLLDGMTKLGGESKAPMHLESFCGEFVNLVFAISSQFAGALATVEFLLYFDYFAKKDYGDNYLKTNTKTIENHLQHVVYAINQPAAARGYQSVFWNISIYDELYFNSMFSDFVFPDLTPARWEDLKKLQSYFMSWFNKEREKAVLTFPVVTAAMLVAKGKPVDHDFANMCATQLSEGNSFFIYQAESADSLASCCRLRNEISDNTFSYSLGAGGVSTGSINVITLNMNRLIQQKRDLKEEVVKIQKYQVTYRRIVEDYLEAGMLPVYDAGYITLDKQFLTIGINGMVEAAEYLGIKAENSSTYKDFVKKQLKTIFDANKEAKEKYGYMFNTEFVPAENLGVKNAKWDAEDGLFVPRACYNSYFYPVESQQINHLDKIILHGKEIIQYLDGGSALHLNLEETPNKAGFLKLLETTAAAGCNYFCFNIKITICNDCQHIDKQTLQKCPKCGSKNTDYGTRVIGYLKRISSFSSPRQKEHDLRHYECKKKKVELV; encoded by the coding sequence ATGATCAGATTAAGCCAAAAACAAATTGAACAAAAAATTCAATTCATTTCCAATTACATCAATGCCAATAATGCTGCCGATGGATCTACCATGGATGCCAATGCCAATGTGGCCTCCAAAAACATAGCGACTATGGAGTTTGAGCTCAATAAGGATGTAAATATTCAGGTAAACAGGCAACTAGTTAAAAATAAAATTGCCACGCTTTTTGATGATGACTTAGCTAATGAATACGTGCGACAAATTGAAAATCATGAGATTTATATTCATGATGAAACTTCATTAAAACCGTATTGTGTCTCCATAAGTATGTATCCATTTTTGTTAGATGGCATGACTAAATTGGGCGGTGAAAGTAAAGCGCCTATGCATTTGGAGAGTTTCTGTGGTGAATTTGTTAATTTGGTATTTGCTATAAGTTCTCAGTTTGCAGGCGCTTTAGCAACGGTAGAGTTTTTATTGTATTTTGATTATTTTGCTAAAAAGGATTATGGGGACAATTATTTAAAAACAAATACCAAAACGATAGAAAATCATTTGCAACATGTGGTTTATGCTATCAATCAACCCGCTGCCGCTCGTGGGTATCAATCGGTTTTTTGGAATATCTCAATTTACGATGAGCTTTATTTTAATAGTATGTTTAGCGATTTTGTTTTTCCAGATTTAACCCCAGCGCGATGGGAGGATTTAAAAAAATTACAAAGCTATTTCATGTCTTGGTTTAATAAGGAACGGGAAAAGGCTGTACTTACCTTTCCTGTGGTTACCGCGGCCATGCTTGTAGCCAAGGGTAAACCCGTAGATCATGATTTTGCAAACATGTGTGCCACCCAGTTAAGTGAAGGCAACTCTTTTTTTATATATCAGGCGGAGAGCGCCGATAGTTTAGCTTCTTGTTGTAGATTAAGAAATGAAATTAGCGATAATACCTTTAGTTACTCACTTGGTGCTGGAGGCGTTTCAACGGGATCTATAAATGTAATCACCCTAAATATGAATCGCCTTATTCAACAAAAAAGGGATCTTAAGGAAGAGGTTGTCAAAATCCAGAAATATCAGGTGACTTATAGGCGTATTGTAGAAGATTATTTGGAAGCTGGCATGCTTCCTGTTTATGATGCGGGTTATATAACCTTAGATAAACAGTTTTTAACCATAGGGATAAACGGTATGGTGGAAGCTGCTGAATACTTAGGTATAAAGGCCGAAAATAGTTCCACTTATAAAGACTTTGTAAAAAAACAATTGAAAACCATTTTTGACGCCAATAAGGAAGCTAAAGAGAAATATGGTTACATGTTTAATACCGAATTTGTGCCAGCCGAAAATTTAGGGGTTAAAAATGCTAAGTGGGATGCCGAAGACGGCTTGTTTGTGCCTAGAGCCTGTTACAACTCCTATTTTTACCCTGTAGAAAGTCAACAAATAAATCATCTAGACAAAATTATTTTACACGGTAAAGAGATTATTCAATACTTGGATGGCGGATCGGCATTACATTTAAATTTAGAGGAAACACCTAATAAAGCGGGGTTTTTAAAACTTTTGGAAACCACTGCCGCAGCCGGCTGTAATTACTTTTGTTTTAATATAAAAATTACCATTTGTAATGATTGCCAACATATTGATAAGCAAACCCTTCAGAAATGCCCTAAATGTGGATCAAAAAATACTGATTATGGTACCCGAGTAATTGGTTACCTAAAAAGAATATCTAGCTTTAGTTCTCCAAGACAAAAGGAGCATGATTTAAGGCATTATGAGTGCAAGAAAAAGAAAGTAGAACTGGTTTAA
- a CDS encoding DUF1801 domain-containing protein — protein MNEAVQNYLDHQKTWKEALFKLRDIVLACNLEETFKWKHPCYTHQDNNVVLIHEFKDYCGLSFFKGVLLSDPENRLIQQTENMQTARQMRFTSVQEITTIEPVIKQYINEAIEKSGQKVAMKKTSDYVVPTELEAVFKENPDFKKAFYNLTPGRQRGYLLHFDQPKQSKTKTARINKNQARILDGYGLNDCTCGLSKRKPTCDGSHKQLEDSN, from the coding sequence ATGAATGAAGCGGTTCAAAACTATCTAGACCACCAAAAAACATGGAAAGAGGCACTATTTAAACTTAGGGATATTGTTTTGGCTTGTAACTTGGAAGAAACCTTTAAATGGAAACACCCATGTTACACACACCAAGATAATAATGTGGTACTCATTCATGAATTTAAGGACTATTGCGGACTTTCATTTTTTAAAGGTGTTTTATTATCCGACCCTGAAAATAGGCTTATTCAACAAACCGAAAACATGCAAACGGCAAGGCAGATGCGCTTTACAAGTGTTCAAGAAATTACAACGATTGAACCCGTTATAAAGCAGTATATAAATGAAGCTATAGAGAAATCGGGACAAAAGGTTGCAATGAAGAAAACCTCCGATTATGTCGTACCCACAGAATTGGAAGCTGTTTTTAAAGAGAACCCAGATTTTAAAAAGGCATTTTATAATTTAACTCCAGGGCGTCAACGTGGTTATTTGTTACATTTTGACCAGCCCAAACAATCGAAAACCAAAACAGCCCGCATTAATAAAAACCAAGCTCGAATTTTAGACGGCTACGGATTAAATGACTGTACTTGTGGGTTAAGCAAACGAAAACCTACTTGTGATGGCTCGCATAAACAATTGGAAGACTCTAATTAA
- the hflX gene encoding GTPase HflX, with the protein MIEKKDVALERAVLIGIITKDQDEEKSKEYLDELEFLTFTAGGYAVKRFTQKMEMPNSKTFIGTGKMEDVREYIEANNISTAIFDDELSAAQERNISKILNVKVLDRTNLILDIFAQRAQTSYARTQVELAQCEYLLPRLRGMWTHLERQKGGIGMRGPGETEIETDRRIVRDKIALLKSRIKTIDKQMAVQRGNRGKMVRVALVGYTNVGKSTLMNVISKSDVFAENKLFATLDTTVRKVVIQNLPFLLSDTVGFIRKLPTQLVDSFKSTLDEVREADLLLHVVDISHPNFEEHIASVEKILGEIESNNKPTIMVFNKIDAYQQEPIDADDLATERTEKHYSLEEWKSTWMSKVGNNALFISALNKKNLEEFKKRVYDEVREIHVTRFPYNHFLYPDYEEED; encoded by the coding sequence ATGATAGAAAAGAAGGATGTCGCTTTAGAAAGAGCCGTATTAATCGGTATTATTACTAAAGATCAAGATGAAGAAAAATCTAAAGAATATTTAGATGAATTGGAGTTTTTAACGTTTACCGCTGGTGGCTATGCGGTGAAGCGTTTTACCCAGAAAATGGAGATGCCAAACTCTAAAACTTTTATTGGAACTGGGAAGATGGAAGATGTGCGCGAGTACATTGAAGCCAATAATATTAGTACAGCTATTTTTGATGACGAGTTATCGGCAGCACAAGAACGTAATATTAGTAAAATTCTAAATGTTAAGGTTTTAGATAGAACCAATTTAATTTTAGATATTTTCGCCCAACGTGCCCAAACCAGTTATGCAAGAACGCAGGTTGAATTGGCGCAATGCGAATATTTACTACCGCGTTTACGTGGTATGTGGACTCACCTTGAGCGTCAAAAAGGGGGTATTGGTATGCGCGGACCTGGTGAAACCGAGATCGAAACCGATAGACGTATTGTGCGTGATAAAATAGCCTTGTTAAAATCGCGTATCAAAACTATCGATAAGCAGATGGCTGTACAACGCGGTAACCGTGGTAAAATGGTTCGTGTGGCACTTGTAGGGTATACCAACGTTGGAAAGTCAACCCTTATGAATGTGATTAGTAAAAGTGATGTGTTTGCCGAAAACAAACTCTTCGCTACTTTGGATACCACCGTTAGAAAAGTAGTAATTCAAAACCTGCCTTTTTTACTTAGTGATACGGTAGGGTTTATTAGAAAATTGCCTACCCAGTTGGTAGATAGTTTTAAAAGTACCCTTGATGAGGTTAGAGAAGCGGATTTATTATTACATGTGGTTGATATTTCACACCCTAATTTTGAAGAGCATATTGCCTCGGTTGAAAAGATTTTAGGTGAAATTGAAAGTAACAACAAACCTACCATCATGGTTTTTAATAAAATTGATGCGTATCAACAAGAACCGATTGACGCGGATGATTTAGCAACCGAACGTACCGAAAAACACTATTCTTTAGAAGAGTGGAAAAGTACTTGGATGAGTAAAGTAGGCAATAATGCCTTATTTATTTCTGCGCTTAACAAGAAAAACTTAGAAGAATTTAAAAAACGTGTGTATGATGAAGTACGAGAAATTCATGTAACACGTTTTCCTTATAACCACTTTCTTTACCCCGATTATGAGGAGGAGGATTAA
- a CDS encoding IS4 family transposase, whose product MNKSKNFSGHPIIKQVLNFILPKDVHRTAKKHNSDRYTKKFTTYEHLATMVFTVISGCSSLREVSSIMLACEGKINHLGLTDFPKRSTLSDANRRRSSEVFADIYHLLYKRYHRFLSDSRPLEPAVKNLKIVDSSTIPLFSDILKGVGRNPLNGKKKGGIKMHTMINAMEDVPCLIKFSSAATHDHTFLKDLELKKGSYVVFDKGYVDYEQYQKWTLEDVYFVTRQKDNARYTSLEEFDISNKVDDAVLKDEKIGLTDKNGNAFSLRRIAFWHEKHQKVYEFITNNYDLDADKIADIYKNRWQIETMFKRLKQNFPLKYFLGDNQNAIEIQIWVSLIIQLIMLVIQRKAQRNWAYSNMMSVIRYHLMTYIDLFKFLKNPEANWEEITTKNIGQLSLFDP is encoded by the coding sequence ATGAATAAAAGTAAAAACTTTAGCGGACACCCCATAATCAAACAGGTATTAAATTTCATTTTGCCCAAAGATGTTCATCGGACAGCCAAAAAGCACAACAGCGATCGCTATACCAAAAAGTTTACCACCTATGAGCATTTGGCCACTATGGTATTTACCGTGATCAGTGGCTGTAGCTCACTTCGTGAGGTTTCCAGTATTATGCTTGCCTGCGAGGGAAAGATCAACCATCTAGGACTCACGGACTTTCCAAAACGCAGTACCTTGTCAGATGCTAACAGGAGAAGAAGCTCTGAAGTATTTGCCGATATTTATCATTTACTCTACAAACGTTACCATCGCTTTTTATCGGACAGCAGACCCTTAGAACCTGCAGTGAAGAACCTTAAAATCGTTGATTCCTCGACCATACCCCTATTTAGCGACATTCTTAAAGGTGTAGGAAGGAACCCGCTCAACGGCAAAAAGAAAGGAGGTATCAAGATGCATACTATGATAAACGCCATGGAAGACGTTCCTTGTCTGATTAAGTTTTCAAGCGCGGCCACCCACGACCACACCTTTTTAAAAGACCTGGAACTCAAGAAGGGCTCTTATGTGGTTTTTGACAAAGGGTATGTGGATTATGAGCAATACCAAAAATGGACACTGGAAGATGTTTACTTTGTGACTCGGCAAAAGGACAATGCTCGCTATACAAGCCTTGAAGAGTTTGATATCTCCAATAAAGTGGACGATGCTGTCTTAAAGGACGAAAAAATAGGGCTTACGGACAAAAACGGCAATGCTTTTTCCCTGAGGAGAATCGCTTTTTGGCACGAAAAGCACCAAAAAGTTTATGAGTTCATCACTAATAATTATGATCTTGATGCAGACAAAATAGCCGACATCTATAAAAATAGGTGGCAGATTGAGACGATGTTCAAGCGGCTTAAACAGAACTTTCCGCTAAAGTATTTTTTGGGAGACAATCAAAATGCCATCGAAATACAAATCTGGGTCAGTTTGATAATCCAGCTCATTATGCTTGTGATCCAAAGAAAAGCCCAAAGAAACTGGGCTTATTCCAATATGATGTCCGTCATACGATACCATTTGATGACATATATCGATTTGTTCAAATTCCTGAAAAACCCAGAAGCTAATTGGGAAGAGATTACAACCAAAAACATTGGGCAATTAAGCCTTTTTGACCCATAA
- a CDS encoding DUF5689 domain-containing protein — protein MKTINSLRFVLLLLLCVGLLQSCVKTDDYEFPETSIKEPQIPSENKTTFKTIKSLYEQAVNGGNSTVVIKSETDLFIEGYVVSSDKSGNFFEELIIQNKTDGSDPDADPRLGFCLLLNKSNLYETFQFGQKVYVKMNGLTVGENSGVLCIGTGDGVRVGQIQASEIPSVISRSPEIAEIQPKLVQLQDLTAKDENTLIQLEHMQLNRFELGASFSSEAYDEFDGFRVLESCDSGVSVMMQTSTYADFKSLIVPQGKGHVSGVYSRDYGDDFNVLAVNSSADVLFDDPERCDPMELNCGLAESYGLGNLLTENFEAQKNNKPIVIDGWTNYMEVGTQAWEGYSSTSSNASLGRSARFQSASSGDTSNIGWLITPPINLDDQDGETLRFKTSNSLADSSFMEVLCSQDWDGTEAGVLQATWAVLSAAYIVKNSDSFVPWFNSGVVDLSCATGMVHIAFKYTGGGQESFDGVYELDDIRIDYVE, from the coding sequence ATGAAGACAATAAACAGCCTTAGATTCGTATTACTACTTTTATTGTGTGTTGGTTTGCTCCAATCCTGTGTAAAAACAGACGATTACGAATTTCCTGAAACTTCAATTAAGGAACCTCAAATACCTTCTGAAAACAAGACGACTTTTAAAACGATAAAATCACTTTACGAGCAAGCGGTAAACGGTGGAAATTCAACTGTCGTTATAAAATCTGAAACCGATTTGTTTATTGAAGGGTATGTGGTGTCTTCCGATAAATCGGGGAATTTTTTTGAAGAACTCATCATTCAGAATAAAACCGATGGGAGTGATCCCGATGCCGATCCGAGACTTGGTTTTTGCTTGCTTTTAAATAAGAGCAATTTGTATGAAACTTTTCAATTCGGACAAAAAGTTTATGTAAAAATGAACGGTTTAACCGTAGGTGAGAACAGTGGTGTGTTATGTATTGGAACAGGTGATGGTGTTCGTGTCGGACAAATACAGGCTTCGGAAATCCCTTCCGTTATTAGTAGAAGTCCTGAAATTGCAGAGATACAGCCTAAGCTGGTGCAACTACAAGATTTAACAGCTAAAGATGAAAACACCCTCATTCAGTTAGAACATATGCAATTGAATCGCTTTGAATTAGGCGCAAGCTTTTCTAGTGAAGCTTATGATGAATTTGATGGTTTTCGCGTTTTAGAGTCCTGCGACTCTGGTGTTTCAGTGATGATGCAAACCAGTACCTATGCCGATTTTAAATCGCTTATTGTTCCGCAAGGAAAAGGCCATGTTTCGGGGGTCTATAGTCGGGATTATGGCGATGATTTTAATGTGTTAGCTGTAAACAGTTCTGCTGATGTCCTTTTTGATGATCCCGAACGCTGCGACCCCATGGAACTGAATTGCGGTCTTGCCGAATCTTACGGGTTAGGAAATTTACTAACCGAAAATTTTGAGGCACAGAAAAACAACAAGCCTATAGTAATCGATGGGTGGACCAATTATATGGAAGTAGGTACCCAAGCTTGGGAAGGTTATTCGTCTACCTCATCGAATGCATCGTTAGGGCGATCAGCAAGATTTCAAAGTGCTAGTTCTGGTGATACGAGTAATATTGGTTGGCTCATTACACCGCCTATAAATTTAGATGACCAAGATGGTGAAACCCTGCGTTTTAAAACTTCAAACAGTTTAGCCGATAGTAGTTTTATGGAAGTGCTTTGCAGTCAAGATTGGGACGGTACCGAAGCTGGGGTACTACAAGCTACTTGGGCTGTGTTATCGGCAGCATACATAGTTAAAAACTCCGATTCCTTTGTGCCGTGGTTTAATTCTGGTGTGGTCGATTTGTCTTGTGCCACAGGCATGGTGCATATCGCTTTTAAATATACGGGTGGCGGACAAGAATCTTTTGATGGGGTTTACGAATTGGACGATATTCGTATTGATTATGTCGAATAG
- a CDS encoding transglycosylase domain-containing protein, translating into MKHSIKKILQNKWIKRLLLLVVAVFLFFVSLFFSIYLGLFGKVPSKEDLSFIIQEESTEVLDKDGELIGKYYIYDRQPLEFEDFPKHLIDALVATEDVRFFNHDGIDNVSLLRVFVKSILLQDKSSGGGSTITLQLAKNLFGRRDYWFFGIVVNKFKESIIAKRLEEIYTKNEILTLYFNTVPFSDNTYGIESASQKFFNKSTKDLSISEAATLIGSLKANTYYNPRLHLDRSQERRDVVLSQMEKYGYLSADSLEVITETPVELNYRSFNHDQGVAPYFREQVKKELSAILDTITNSEGEAYDLYKDGLKVYTTLDLKMQQLAEEAMKTHMAKLQKDFEASYGNAGPWTNSKLIDAEVKKLPKYKLYKEQGLSDAQIQDSLAVKREVELFSWAGDTIQNLSVRDSISQFLKFLNTGMLAVDPSSGAVRTYIGGVDYRFFKYDHVSQSERQVGSTFKPFVYTAAIQNGMDPCEYFSLAEVTYTNYKNWTPSNSGSNEDDAYENYSLEKALSHSVNTIAVKVLNKVGISKVIEQAQRMGITKELPNEPSLALGVAQINLKELTGAYTSFVNNSHVAKPYYITKIEDHHGNVIASFEPEIAEEEAFNDYTRQVMLHMMKATVNHGTAKRLRSRYGLKNAIAGKTGTTQNNKDGWFVGITPKLVTVTWVGNDNHSIGFKTTGMGQGANSALPIFGEFYKALNADNAFAEITNAHFEASSQQVITDLNCEPEKHDGFFKRLFKSKNKKYCCPIKNRIS; encoded by the coding sequence ATGAAACATAGCATTAAAAAGATATTACAGAACAAATGGATAAAACGGTTGCTACTTTTAGTGGTAGCTGTTTTTTTATTTTTTGTGAGTTTGTTCTTTAGTATTTATCTCGGACTTTTCGGAAAGGTGCCATCCAAAGAAGATTTAAGTTTTATCATTCAGGAAGAATCTACCGAAGTGCTTGATAAGGATGGTGAACTTATTGGTAAATATTATATCTATGACAGGCAGCCTTTAGAGTTTGAAGATTTCCCCAAGCATTTAATAGATGCTTTAGTGGCTACCGAAGATGTACGTTTTTTTAATCACGACGGCATCGATAATGTAAGTTTACTAAGGGTTTTCGTGAAAAGTATACTCCTTCAAGACAAATCGTCTGGTGGCGGAAGTACCATCACACTTCAGTTGGCTAAAAATCTTTTTGGGAGAAGAGACTACTGGTTTTTTGGGATTGTAGTCAATAAATTCAAAGAGAGTATCATTGCCAAGCGGTTGGAAGAAATTTATACTAAAAATGAAATCCTAACCCTTTACTTCAATACGGTTCCTTTTTCTGATAATACTTATGGTATTGAAAGTGCTTCTCAAAAATTCTTTAATAAATCAACGAAGGATTTAAGCATTTCTGAGGCGGCAACCTTAATAGGAAGCCTAAAAGCAAATACCTATTATAATCCCCGATTGCATTTAGATCGTAGTCAAGAACGTCGCGATGTGGTGCTTTCTCAAATGGAGAAGTATGGTTACTTATCGGCCGATTCCTTAGAGGTTATTACAGAAACACCTGTGGAGTTAAATTACCGGTCGTTTAATCATGACCAAGGTGTGGCACCCTATTTTAGAGAGCAGGTTAAAAAGGAATTGTCTGCCATTTTAGATACCATAACAAATTCAGAAGGTGAGGCCTATGATTTATATAAAGATGGATTAAAAGTATATACCACCTTAGATTTAAAAATGCAGCAGCTTGCGGAAGAAGCCATGAAAACACATATGGCCAAACTTCAAAAGGACTTTGAGGCTTCTTATGGAAACGCAGGACCTTGGACGAACTCCAAATTAATTGATGCTGAGGTTAAAAAATTACCCAAATATAAGCTGTACAAGGAGCAAGGGTTGTCGGATGCTCAAATTCAGGATTCCCTGGCTGTAAAACGCGAAGTTGAATTGTTTTCTTGGGCAGGTGACACCATTCAAAACTTAAGTGTAAGAGATAGTATTAGTCAGTTTTTAAAATTTTTAAACACAGGCATGTTGGCTGTCGACCCAAGTTCTGGAGCTGTACGAACTTATATTGGAGGTGTCGATTACCGCTTTTTTAAGTACGATCATGTTTCGCAAAGTGAACGCCAAGTGGGGTCAACCTTTAAGCCTTTTGTGTATACGGCCGCCATTCAAAATGGTATGGATCCTTGTGAATATTTCTCATTGGCAGAAGTGACTTATACCAATTATAAAAACTGGACGCCAAGTAATTCTGGTAGTAACGAAGATGATGCATATGAGAATTATTCTTTAGAGAAAGCTTTAAGCCATTCGGTAAACACCATTGCCGTTAAGGTGCTGAATAAAGTTGGTATTTCTAAGGTTATCGAACAAGCCCAGCGCATGGGCATCACTAAGGAATTGCCTAATGAACCTTCACTGGCTCTTGGAGTGGCCCAAATCAATTTAAAAGAATTGACGGGGGCTTACACCAGTTTCGTAAATAACAGTCATGTAGCCAAACCGTATTATATCACTAAAATCGAAGATCATCATGGTAATGTTATCGCTTCTTTTGAGCCTGAAATAGCCGAAGAAGAAGCCTTTAATGATTATACTAGGCAAGTCATGCTTCACATGATGAAGGCCACCGTAAATCATGGTACCGCAAAACGATTAAGAAGTCGTTACGGTTTAAAAAATGCCATTGCAGGAAAAACAGGAACCACCCAAAATAATAAAGATGGCTGGTTTGTAGGTATTACACCAAAGTTAGTTACCGTGACTTGGGTGGGGAATGATAATCATAGCATCGGATTTAAAACCACAGGAATGGGGCAGGGCGCTAACTCGGCTTTACCCATTTTTGGTGAGTTTTATAAAGCTTTAAATGCTGATAACGCTTTCGCGGAAATTACCAATGCTCATTTTGAAGCGTCATCTCAACAAGTTATAACAGATTTAAATTGCGAACCAGAAAAGCATGATGGCTTTTTTAAGCGCCTTTTTAAAAGTAAGAATAAAAAGTATTGTTGTCCGATAAAAAACAGAATTAGCTAA
- a CDS encoding 4Fe-4S cluster-binding domain-containing protein, whose product MYYHDMQIALQEVPGQISICFSISGCQLKCPGCHSPFLWKEKYGEKLTQNIYLDILDRYKVLATCVLFMGGEWYAQKLSKYLNIAQKSGYKTCLYTGETSVPKCILDELTWIKTGRWDSDLGGLDSAKTNQKFIEVASNTPLNHLFLKTQKS is encoded by the coding sequence ATGTATTATCATGATATGCAAATAGCCTTGCAAGAAGTGCCAGGACAAATAAGTATTTGTTTTAGTATTAGTGGTTGTCAATTAAAGTGTCCGGGCTGTCATTCACCTTTTCTTTGGAAGGAAAAGTATGGGGAAAAGCTAACACAAAATATCTATTTGGATATTTTAGATAGATACAAAGTTCTTGCTACTTGTGTATTGTTTATGGGGGGGGAATGGTATGCTCAAAAGCTTTCAAAATATTTAAATATAGCTCAAAAATCAGGGTATAAAACCTGTTTGTATACTGGAGAAACCTCTGTGCCAAAATGTATTTTAGATGAGCTAACTTGGATAAAAACAGGTAGGTGGGACTCCGATTTAGGAGGGCTTGATAGTGCAAAGACCAACCAGAAGTTTATTGAAGTAGCATCGAATACGCCATTAAATCATTTATTTTTAAAAACCCAAAAGTCATGA
- a CDS encoding endonuclease codes for MTNTFDDIPVRHDLQAVAFYNLENLFDLIQDTHIHDEDFLPTSAKRWTHKRYENKLRKLGYAISHIGRRETGKNPAIVGVAEIENKKVLNDLLQSKHLEHLKYNYVHYNSLDERGIDVALLYDQDVFSVTHSEPFRIELFHDSGLPDYTRDILLVTGLLDGEEIHVIVNHWPSRREGEVLSEPKRLATSAKVSEIISGLKAVNEDAKIIVMGDFNEDSNNPGIQELVKTSNLFNLMETLRSYNRGSTYYNRKWDLFDQILITTNFFKTSENNFEFSKANIFDEDFLKTFNGPYKGTPYRTYVGTRYNGGYSDHFPVYAVFKK; via the coding sequence ATGACAAATACCTTTGACGACATTCCTGTACGCCACGATTTACAAGCGGTTGCTTTTTATAATCTTGAAAATTTATTCGATTTAATTCAAGACACACACATTCATGATGAAGATTTTTTGCCAACTTCAGCAAAACGATGGACGCATAAACGCTATGAAAATAAACTAAGGAAATTAGGTTATGCCATTTCGCATATAGGCCGGAGAGAAACAGGGAAAAACCCTGCTATTGTTGGTGTGGCTGAAATTGAAAACAAAAAGGTTTTAAACGATTTATTACAGTCGAAACACTTAGAGCATTTAAAGTACAATTATGTGCACTACAACTCCTTGGACGAACGTGGCATTGATGTGGCCTTGTTATACGACCAGGATGTTTTTAGTGTTACCCACTCTGAACCGTTTAGAATAGAACTTTTCCACGACAGTGGTTTACCCGATTACACCCGCGATATCTTGCTGGTTACCGGACTTTTAGATGGTGAAGAGATACATGTTATTGTAAACCATTGGCCATCGCGTCGTGAAGGGGAAGTATTATCGGAACCGAAACGATTAGCCACTTCTGCAAAAGTTAGCGAGATTATTTCTGGATTAAAAGCTGTTAACGAGGATGCTAAAATCATTGTTATGGGCGATTTTAATGAAGACTCCAACAACCCTGGTATCCAAGAATTGGTTAAAACCTCGAATTTATTTAATCTTATGGAAACCCTGCGTTCCTACAACCGCGGCTCGACCTACTATAATAGAAAATGGGATTTGTTTGATCAAATATTAATTACTACTAATTTCTTTAAAACCTCTGAAAACAACTTTGAGTTTAGTAAAGCCAATATTTTTGATGAAGACTTCCTAAAAACATTTAACGGCCCATACAAAGGAACCCCATATCGCACCTATGTTGGCACACGTTATAATGGCGGGTATAGCGATCATTTTCCGGTGTATGCTGTTTTTAAGAAGTAA